The Mastomys coucha isolate ucsf_1 unplaced genomic scaffold, UCSF_Mcou_1 pScaffold3, whole genome shotgun sequence DNA window AGCACCCTGGCCCTTCCTGAAGGTCTCTGTATACGATGCTCTCACCCAACCCCGCCAGGAGCTATTTTATTGCTCAGCTCTGGAGCAACACAGCCCGGTGTAGAGGGAGTCGGAAGCTATGCTGTGGCCCCAGGCTGTCGCTTCCCATCACTGTGGACTTTAGACTTCTGTAGGGACACATGGAGGACTAGCTGCTAGCCCTTGGCCGCCACAGGACTCTGTGTAGGCCCTCTGGTTACAACAGGCTCTCCCGTGGGTATGAAGGTATACGAACGGACCTCAGGCAGAGCAACCGCACGCCCTCATTGGCCTAAAACAGTCGCAAAGAGGGTGCAGATTCCCCGACCTGGCCATGTGGGTCTTGGCTTCTGCAAGGCCCAAGAACCTTTGCCCTTGTATTCAAGCCGGAGTCTACCGCAGCCTACGGCCGGGACTAGGGAGAGCGTGAAAGCCACGGGTAACTTGCTGACCATACTTAGCCAAGCCACTTACCCTTCAGGTCCATCCAATTTTGTTCAGTGAAACTTAGCACTTTGTGATTCAGCAACACTTCCAAGACCTGGGATCCGCCAGCTAACCGCACCTCTATCACATCCGAGTTATCTTCTTGGATGGCCACTGCGGTCAGCCCCGTGCCACGGGCCTGGGTGCCTAGGTGGGGGGTTCAGAATGGGGCTCTTTGGGCTCGTCTACTACCCTGGATGACTCAGCAGTACCACCCCTCAACGTAGAGGCCACGGGGCCCTGCCTCACCATTGGGCATTATCCCAGGCTGGGCCCGGCCCTGTACTCTCAGATCAGTCAGTGTGGTCTCCAACAGCACATACTCGCCGTGGCCGCTGAACGAGAAGCTGGTGCCATCGAAGGTGACAAAATGGGGGTCCCCGAAGGCAGAGGCTGAAGTGAAAGCCAAGGATCAGGTAGATTTCTTTGGCCTTTCCCACCGAGGCCAGACCCTTCCTCTGTGGTCAGGGTCCCAGGCCAGCACCTACCCAGGCGTGGGGGTCTGTAGTTACGGCAGTCACTGGAGGGCCGGCGCTTCATATAGCGGGGACACTCAGGAGCCCAAAGACAGCAGTAATAGAAGCTGATGACGTCATAGAGCCAATGAGACATGCCAGGCACTCGGGGAGGAGTGCGGTATGGGGGTGCACCCCAGTCATGGCCACGGTCAGGGGTGCTGCCGCTTGTCGAGTCTGAAGTCAGGAGCTGCGTCCCTGCTGCTGTGTAGCAGCATTGCTGGCCTGAGCCATACTTGGGGCTAGGGTAAGAGCAGGTCAGGGCTACTGTTGGAAGCAGCCCCCAAGCCCTGCCCAGCCCTTACCCCTGGTCAGGTAGCTCACCTGGCTTGCACAGAGCGCACACAGTGCACAGCCCCTGGGTGGTAGGTGCATACGCTGCCTTGTTCAATGTCACAACCATAGTCAGTCTGCAGAATATCCAGGGCCTGTCACCTGGGCAGCTGCATTCTCTCGTTCCCCGGGAACCAACCCCAAGGAGATCTTTCGACCCCACCCTACCTCCTGGTGGCCTCTGTCTAACTTAGTCAGGGAGGCTGGCCCCTCCTGTTCTCCTCCCGCTCTCTGGGGCCCTCATGGGTTCAGGGGCTTACGAAGAAGCGGCCAGAATCAGCCCTGGCCTGGGCCAGGGTGCAGGGGCAGTCTGGCAGCTCCGTCAGGAAGTTGGGTAGCTGGTCTTCTAATGCTTCCCAGGCCAGGCATTGTGCACGGGCCCAGGCTACAGGGTCTGCCCGGAAGTCGTCACCCAGGTGCCAGGCCAGTGCGTGATCATTGGTCCAGAGCGCCAGCACATCCCTGCAGTTAGAAATGATGTGCCAGCTAACGGAGGCTGGCTGCTCAGCTCCCGACCCTTACCCCTGGGGCTTCTTCCACAAGCTCTGCAGTCTGCAGGCAGATGATTCCGCTGTATCATCTGCTGAGGCCCTTACTGTTTTCCTAGATAGTTCCTGCTGCTGATGATCCTCAGAGCACCCACTTTCCACCTCTGGTACTGAGGCAACGCAGGTTTGGGGGTGAAAGTAAAGAAACCGGTATTGGGGATGTTCGTAGCCAAAGGGTACAGATAGGACCACTTCGCCGTCCAATTCCCAGAGTAGGGTTTCCCTAGAGGAAGAGAAAACCTTGGTcagcacccccccacaccccccagaATCCTCTccgttccctcagtctctggcACTGAGAGCCTGAGTGATGGAAAGAAAGCAACAGATGCTCCCTGTGGGACAATGACAATGTTTTGATGCTTTACCAGGATCCCTGGCTTGCGTGACCAGTGGGGACATGCTTGAATCACTGTCTCTGGTCCGTGTCAGGCTCTGAGGAGATGGGGCTGAGgcagctgcttctgtcttcccTACCTACTCTCTACTCAAAGGTCACAGCATGCAACACTCCCAACAGTCTCTGGGGCTCACCGCGCACGCAAGAGCTGCAAACCCCTCCTTGATCTACACCACCGGCCTGAAGTCCCTTCTTCCATCGCCACCTGAGACTCCTTCTCTCACATCTGAGTATCTGAAGGTTCCAGACACCTCCATCCCACCCCTCGGCACGCAGGCCCCACCTGTCTCTTCGTAGCCCCACAGCTCAATGGTGACGGCCGGCGTGGGCAGCGCTGAGGTGTCCCAGGTGAGGCTGAGGTTCCCCCCGGTGTCGGAAGTGCCATAATATTGCCAATGGGTCTCATTCACCAGCTGGCTCTTCTCGGTCTCAGGCACTTTGTAGGGATGTGCTGGGACAGAGGGAGAGCCCGAAAGGAATGAGTGAAGATGTAAGGGTGCACAAGAGACCTGGAGGGCTCTGAGAACCTCTAAGAGACAGCAGGTAGGTGATGGTTTCCCTCAGGGTCTCTTGGCAGGGAGATACCATGGCCGGGTAAGATAAGGGTCTGGCTTACAGAACTGAGGACCTAGACCAGATCAACACTTCTCAGCTGGCCCTTCCCCAGGCCCTTGCTCGGGACCATCAGGGGGCTGGGTCTGAATCAGACCCCCATGGTTCCAACTCCTTGTGGGCTGGGACTCTGGTCTAGGTGCCAGGGGTGGAGTAATGAATGACAGCCACCCTGGCCCAAGGGACTGGTTCAGCCAGAGCGACAAGTAGGTAGACTGGGTCTGGTATCAGCACACATTGGATTAGTGGTGGGGGAAGTCCCATGGCCTTGGGTTGCGGATAGGAACCAGGGCCCAGAGAGGGTGGAGTCTATGAAAATGTAACAGCCAAGACTGGCTTGACAGAATGAGGGCTCACCAGCTAGCCAAGTGCCTGCGTGAGGGAAGGAGCGGCCATTGTCCATTGATATGGTGAAGGGAATATAGCCGCTTTCGTACAGCAAGGGTGATATGCAGTGTACTCGATTCAAGGTGTCGACATAGCCAAGGGTCTGGATACTCTCCTTAAACCTGAGGGACAGAGATGATGGAGGCAGCCTGAGCCAAAAGCTATGGAAACGGGTTAGGCTAGGTGTGCCCGTGttctcctgtctcccctccaCTCCAGGGCGCCACCTCCAGCCCCCACTCTATGCATGAGATTGATCGTGTAGGAGCCCTAATGACCCAGCTGCTTAGGgtctcctccacccccatccccacctgcAAATGACACCATCAGTCGAGGCAGTCCACTTTAAATGTTGCACTACGAAGTCTTTGCCACCCATCATGGAGCCCGAGGAGGGTGAAATCTCTAGGCAGTAGTCCAGAATGTCTTCACAGCAGGTACCAAGGCCCGAGCAGGTTGGGTGACAGGAACAGGATCCGTCCTGTGCTCCGCAGCGCAAGGAGCAGCTCCCCTGGGCACCTGGAGAAGAAAGTCCCGTGTCCCGGGGTCAGCTGCCCTACCAACAGGGCCTGTTTCCCCTGGAGTCTGTGAGAAGCGTCCATGACGTTGACCAGGAATTGCTATTGCTACCAAATGTCATTGGAAAAGCCACTGGCTCTGTGGGCAGGGCTCCATTTTAGCACAGGTAATGGAGTGATTACATGGTTACATGGTTACATAGTTACAGCTAAACAAGGGTCTTCTTGCTTTCTGAGGCCAGGGCACATCGTCACCAAGAGTCCTATTGAAGGCCCAGGGGGGAGTGTTATCTGGGTTGAGCATGTTCCATCTCTTCCTGGGGGTAGGAGAGTTGAATCTCAGAGAGCCCCGCCCTCTGAGAAGGCATCCAGGACACTCCCTTTTTAGGGGACAATGAGGATTCCAGTGCAGGAGTACCCCATAAAAGCAGTGTACATCTTGTCTAGGCCCAACTGATCAGCCCGCTTCCTCTGTGGGCTGTGGAGACCTGTGGCAGGGCTGTTATCTCAGCCCCAGAGCTGAGAAGTTGAAACTCGGGTGGGGTACAAGTCCCCAGgccaggccacaccttctcccgGGCCCTTGGTGGAGATCCACCAGGAGCCAGGCTGCCGTCTAAGCCATTAGACCACCTCACTAAGCTTAGAGTCCAGAgcagtaataaatatttattggctAAGGTTTAATGACTGCAAGGGGTGTGGGGAGATGCTTCAAGATGCTGTGAGATAAAGTACCAGAGGGTGGTGGCCCTTGGGTGAGTGAAGCAGGGGACTGTAGTCTGGTTAACTCCCAGTTCAGCTCAGGGAAAGGCCATGGCTCTAAGCTCATCCTTGTTGCTAGACTTTCTTGGTTGAGCTGAGAAGGACCAGCATAGGGACTGATGAGAGCGGGGAGTGGGGGTTATGGGGGGGGGTAGATTCCCTGTGTGATTGTACTCTTCACTGGGGCTGGGGTGCAGGCTCTTTGGTCTTCCAGATTCCCTCCCAGGCCATTAGGTGAGTGCAGGATGGGCTTGGTTCGGACCTCCAATCTCCCCTAGAAGTGTCTAGATCCAGGAGCCTCCCACTTTCTTCCCAGTACTCCCCAGTGCAGTCGCAGATGGACTGCCAGATGGACAGACAGCTGAACCCAAAGGGGTGTCTGCTTAGGGCCTGGATGATCAAGCAGATGAACAGGGAGGGGTCAGAAGGGCAAAGTGGGGGCATACCTGCTGTGAGCCCGGGGCCTGGGATTGTCGAGAGCAGCATCAAAATCCAAGGGAGGAGGGTCAGCTTCATGGTGTGCCCCCGTGTCTGCAACCAGCAGGCAGCAGAGTGGCTCAGAGATTTGCAGGACAGGCTCTCATCCCGGCTGGCCAGGCCCCGCCCCTGGCCCCGCCCAGCGTTCTGCGGCAccactcctcccctcctttctcctcccctccccgccccctctcAAAGTCCACAGGTACCCATAGAGAGGGGGCAGAGCTAACTAGCCCGAATGTGCTAGTTAGCACATTCTTGTCCCATCATCACAGCCTTGAGACCCTGTGTGAGAATGAGGGGCTGGAGCGTCCAGATGCTAAGACAGCTCAGACCCTGGGGTCACAGTCCGACTGGTCTTGCGTGCGAGGTTTCTGCTGGGTGGGGGACGAAGTCCTGGTCCTtccccctcccgcccccccccTTCAGACCTAGACCTCTGCTTCCCCTAGGGAGGTGTTGCTAATACACACTCAGCTTGACAGGCGGAGGTGAAGCAAGAGTTAATCTGTAGTGCGAGCACATGGCATGGACTTGAGACCTGGTCATTTCTGACTAATAGCCAGAATTATTCAGAGTCACTACCCAGAGCTGAAGCCAACCTAGCTCCAAGCTTCTGCACAGGAGGAAGGAGCCTGGTGGAGACCCACTAGTGGCTCCTGGGAGACCTTGATACTAGGATGGCCCATGAaggcccccccacccccccaaagcTGGGACTCTCACTCAGGGCTTGTCACatcaggacagggaagctgtaGATTTTCAATGCAGACACACTGGCTAGCCTCACAGGGGAGGAGCAGCTCAGGAGGGTGGGTTGTGAACCGAAGCATTTGACCTCGTGATCCTCGTTGGGTCCTGGGTCTCAGCCAGGCCATTGTCCTATGGGCCTAGTCCCATCTAGCTTAGTATGACTACCCAGAACTAGTCGGGGCTGGAGGTCACCGTGCCTCCCATGAGTGTCTGAGGAAACCTGAGGTGAGGCGTGGGAAGCAAGCTACTCCTAAGGTAAACCTGTCCCTACTAGACCCGCAACCCCATAGGCATATCTGGTGAGACGTCACCACCTTCCAGGGGGAAAGAGAACCTACTAAGCCATAAGGGGCTCTGACTGGGTGCTTTTGTGTGCACATTGAGGTCCCGTGGTGGGAGCAGTTGATGTTAACGCCCCAGGCCTGGGATTGAGGGTACTCCCTATCATGAGAGGAATGGGTAAGCAGAGGTATATGGCTAAGTGACCGCTGTCCCCAGTGTCTTGTCTGTCCAGATGGCGGGCCAGGTGAGGACCCATCCTGGGTCACCATGCTTCTAATCCATGGCCTTTGACTATTAGGTCTAGTCAATGGATTCTTTCTTCTCCGTGGAGGGCATGTGCCCGTCCCATGAAGGCACAAAGGGGACTAGACTTGAGATTTGCCTCCATCCTGGTCTAGAGTTTGCAAGGGGAGACAAATGGGGCTCTGGAGTGCTACGGGCAACAGtcatggcaggcaggcatggggtgCTAGAACTTAAAGTATCTCCAAGATAAACGGTGTGGAGCCCAGGAGGGGCCAGGATCACAACTTATTCTTCTGTTGTGATTTGGTTTTAGTCGAGTGTTGTGGCGCACACCTAgagcctcactcaggatgctgaggcaccGGCCTACCTGGCCAATCGAGGCTATAGAGCAAGATCTTCTCCTAGGGTTTCAATCTTAcgtttttgttttgctgtctgtctgtctgtcttctacaTGTGTGCAGCACCTGCAAAGGCCAAGGGAACACTGGCTCTCTTGGAACTAGGGTTAGGAGCTGGATgtggccaggaagtggtggcgcatgcctttttaacccagcacttgggaggcagaggcaggtggatttctgagttcgaggccagcctggtctacagagtgagttacagagtgagttccaggaccgccagggtcacacagagaaaccttgtctggaaaaaaacaaaaacaaaatcaaacaaacaaaagagctggccgtgcgtgtgtgtgcacacgtgcgtgCTGGGGATTGGATTCAGGTCCTCCACTAGAGTATGGAGCGCTCTTAAGgactgagccaactccccagcctCTAAATCCTACTTTTAAACCAGCAGCTCACATGTGTTGTGTCCTGGGTACCACACTTGTGTAGCTGGTCTGTCAGGGCGTAAGCCTCCCTCCTGGCTGCCCTTTCCCATGGTGCCCTTCGGCTCTGCTTTCTTTGTGACTTCCCACTTCCAGTACAGGAGCTCTAGGAAACCCAATGTCTGAGATTCTGAATAGAAGCAATCCCCTGGGGCAGGGAGCACATTCCCGCACCAGTGACTATCCCCCAGGATAAGCAAAGAGGCAGAGACCATTTTCCACCTTTATTAGAAAAAGAAGCAACACGACAAAAATACGGTGTGGGGTGAGCTAGGCTCCTGATGACATCTCTACCAGAACCCAGGCTGGCTTGCCTCAGCACTGAACTGTGGGCCGGGTCAGCCGGACATGGGCTTGTCAAGAAAGTcagtatttcattaaaaaaagaagtgccATTCTTGCTGTGCAGACCACAACCGGTGTGTGTGCCTAAGGCAGACCTTACCTTCCTCTGGACCAACACGCTGTGTGGACAGCCTGGACCAGGGCAGGATGCGGTAAAGAGGGGCTGGGCAGGCTTAGGAGCACAGGACACGATAACTCACACAGGCTTCTGGCCTTGCCCAGGCTCTAGACAAAGGGATCCCAGGCCTTGCCGCCGCCCTGCTAGGGCTGCAGGCCTCTGGATGGACTCCTTCATCCGTCCATAAAGTCGTCATCCTCGTCTGTCTCACTCTCCAGTGAGGACTCCTGGCTGGAGGTCTCCAGAACCTCCAGGGCTGGCTGGCACAGGCTCTCCTTCCTCACGTTGGCAGCAGATTGGGCGGACAGGATGGCTGACTGCACGCAGAGCAGGACATGGTCAGGAGTGACTGGCCTTACTCTGAACCTCTTGACATTAACCCAAACTCTCACCCAAGCCTCCTAGTAACCTGGGCCCTTCCAGGTCTCCCAGTAATTCAATCAAGCCCCTTCCCAGACCCCCTTCATGAGCCCCTGCACCAGGCccctgcctggtgcccatggtCACCTTCAGCTTCTGCTTGGTCTCCTCCGAGATGCTGCCTTTGGGGGAAAGCAGGGTAGGGGTAGGTGGTGTGACGGTGATCTCAGGCGGGAACTTGGTGGTGGCTGAGGGGATCACCAGCTTTGGCATGTTGGGCAGGAGGCGGGACTTGACCCTGCTGGACTCAGTTTTGCCTTGATGGCTCTCAGGCGTCTGGGCACGTCCACTGCTGGGGATCTTAGTGCTAGTGCCTGTTGAGAGACCTCAGAGTCTGAGTTCCCTTAGCCTCCTTAGTCTGTCTGGCTCTTCTCTGCCCACACCATGACGCCTTTCTGCCTGCCTATGTGGACTGCCAGGGTCCTAGGCTCACCTCTGCTGCAGACCTTGAAATGCTTGGCTCCTACTTGCAGTAGGTGCAGCCTGGGCTCCCAGGAGAATCAGTGGACTCTAGTGGCTCTTTTGAGATTTCTCAGGGATTCTGAAGGGTCCACAGcaccaaaacaacacaaaacttgTATCTTCTAAACTACTCCAAGCAGGGGTTCCAGGCTGAGCCCAGCACACACTTCTTTTCCACCCTGGGATGAGTAAGGAATTGTATCTTCTGGCAGCTGGGGGCAGTCAGGGCCATGGCAGACTGCAGAGCTGGAACCTGGCAGCCTCCTGGGAGCTGCAGGAACTGGGAGCAGCCCAGCTGTCCTGGCATGGCTCCACATTCTTTCAGCATCATCTCTTTAAAAGGAGTGGGAGCTTATCCAGTGCCCTGCCTGGTCTTTGTAGGCTGGCGCCATGTCCTTCCCTCCTGAGTGGTCTGTGGGAGACCTGGCAAAGAGGTCTCAAGGGGCCTAACTGGTAGAGTGTGGTAGGAATAAGGGAGGGTATGTCTTTGCTGTCTCAGTGCCCACAGGGACACCCCAGTGACAGGGCACAAACTCCTCCCTACACAGTACTTCCCTTTGGGCTCTGTATAGCACAGGCCTAAGAAAGTCTCTGCCCCTGTAGGGACCCTTCTGTGAGACTGGGGTGAAGCTGACGGTCCAGGCCAGACTCCAGCCAGGCTCGTCCTCCTTCCTTCATGTGCTCTGTACTTCCCTGCCTGTCCTCAGTCTACCTATGCCCGTCATCTGTGTGTAGCCTAGTTGGAGCTGCAGCTGGGCTGCTGCTAACTGGCCTTACCTTGGCTGCAGGGGGGCTCTGCTCCTGCCTGGCACACAGTCTCCACTGGCCAGCAGTGCTGCTCAGCCAGGGGACCTGTGGCAGCCATTTTCATCTGGTGACTGTGCCGTGGTTCTTGGGGTAGAAAGCTGGTGCCCTCTGTCACTCCTGACACCTCTTCTCCCTCTATGGAGACACAGGCCAATTATAGGTAACATTCCCATGCCCTGGTGCAAGGGCCCTTCCCCAGTACCCATGTTTCTGTGCCAGGCCTTCCGGGCCCTGACTATGCCCTAGGACCTAAGACTGGGGAATGTGGCGCTCCATCTTCTCAGGACCCAGGGACCAGCAAAGCACAGGCAGATAATTTCAAGAAATGTATCACATTGTAAGTagactgtctgtgtgtgtgcagcggGGCCTGACATAGCCAGGGCCATAGCTTGGTCTTCACAGGCTTCATAGGTGCCATGTCCTTCTGTCCTGAATGACAATCTGTGGGAAATCTGGCTAGGAGTCTTGAGGGGCTTGACCGGCtagagagcgagcgagcgagcgagacTGTGCTCTGAGCTGCTCACAGGGACATGGCTCTTGGACCCAGGTAAGATGCCATCAGGAGTGGGCTCATCCCTCCTCTGGCTCACAGCAATGGTGATTACAACCAGAGTAAAAACCACCAAGGCTGTCAACTAGACAAAGTAGGCCATATCCTCCTGCTGGGCCCAAGGCAGGGGCTTGGAACTGGTCACGTGCAGTTGGATGGAAGTAGGGACAACAGCTATCTCCCACCTCCTCCAAGTTCAAAGTGATCCTACAGATGGTCCCCTCCTTCCTGCTCACTCAGGTGCACTGTGTGACTAGCTCTCACCCCACTGCTTCCAGGGACAGCCATCCCCTTCCTTCAGCAGGGAAAAGGCAGGGCCCTGAGTGCCATGGAACTGTCCGACCAGAACCTCCACAGAGCTGCTCCAGGGTCAGGGGTCTCCTCTTTTCTATCTATTATTTAAAGAGGAGTTTTTGCTATGGATCTCAGGATAAAATCATGAGATTATCCAGTTTTAGCCTCCTGAGGAAGGTATGTCCCACCACATCCAACTAGTTGAAGACCGTATCTCACCTGACCTGAGCCACTCCCTCTTTTGTCTTCACTGCCTGGCTGTCTGGGTCATAGACGAACAATGGCTGGCAGGGTGCAGCACCCCAGGATTGTCCTGCAGCATTCCTAGCACCACCTCCCGTTTGCAGTGTGGAAATTTAGATATCCACCATCTAAGCTGCCTTCCCTGGCCCTGACCCAAGGCCATACGCACCCACTGCAGGCAGCACTCCACCTgatgtggctggctggctgaaggGGGTTTCctcagcagatgggaacaaacgTCTGGATTTGAGTTGTGGGCTGTGACTGgctggagaccagcctggactagagaCCGTACTCAAAGagccaaacccaaacaaaacttCCCAAAGGAATCATCTTTCTACATGATCTGGATCAACAGGGCTGACTTCCCTGAGGTGGGCCAAGGTGCACTCTGGGTAGGGTGGGTGCCAAGTGGCTGGCTCTTCATTCCCTGCAGCagcccacctcccctcccccggCCACTTATTCACCATTCACAGTCTCCAACGGTAACAGCAAACACTGCTGGGATATTAGTTCTTTTTCCATATACCCGAAATGcagaaagatattaaaaaaacaaaactggccaggtggtggcagcctttaatcccagcacttgggaggcaggggcaagcaagtctctgagtttgaggccagccagagagaAACCTCGTCTCAGAACCAAAACTCCAAAAgaacacaacaaaagctggtcaTGGGATCACACAGGCCTGCTTCAGGAGCACATGGAACCCAGGCTTCCTTCCCAGAAGCACCAGGAGGGAGGGCAGTGCTGAGAGGCTCCAGCAGGGACACAGACAGAGGGGAAGGTACTCAGTGTGGCCACCTCTTCCCCACACTGGGGCTATGCTGGCCACT harbors:
- the Susd2 gene encoding sushi domain-containing protein 2 produces the protein MKLTLLPWILMLLSTIPGPGLTAGAQGSCSLRCGAQDGSCSCHPTCSGLGTCCEDILDYCLEISPSSGSMMGGKDFVVQHLKWTASTDGVICRFKESIQTLGYVDTLNRVHCISPLLYESGYIPFTISMDNGRSFPHAGTWLAAHPYKVPETEKSQLVNETHWQYYGTSDTGGNLSLTWDTSALPTPAVTIELWGYEETGKPYSGNWTAKWSYLYPLATNIPNTGFFTFTPKPALPQYQRWKVGALRIISSRNYLGKQDVLALWTNDHALAWHLGDDFRADPVAWARAQCLAWEALEDQLPNFLTELPDCPCTLAQARADSGRFFTDYGCDIEQGSVCTYHPGAVHCVRSVQASPKYGSGQQCCYTAAGTQLLTSDSTSGSTPDRGHDWGAPPYRTPPRVPGMSHWLYDVISFYYCCLWAPECPRYMKRRPSSDCRNYRPPRLASAFGDPHFVTFDGTSFSFSGHGEYVLLETTLTDLRVQGRAQPGIMPNGTQARGTGLTAVAIQEDNSDVIEVRLAGGSQVLEVLLNHKVLSFTEQNWMDLKGVFLSVASQYKVSIMLSSGAGLEVSVQGPFLSVSILLPEKFLTHTRGLLGTLNDNPKDDFTLRNGQVLPPDASARQVFQFGADWAVSNTSSLFTYDSWPLIYQFPNPTKHDPNFRPLFPDETPPSQSEDVARLCESDHFCILDVISTGNPSVGNATRIAHQLHHHRLKSLQPVVSCGWLPPPANGRKEGLKYLEGAVVRFSCNNGYSLAGPESSTCQADGTWSTPTPECQPGRNYTVLLSIIFGGLAIVALISIIYMLLHRRRKSNTTMWRSQP